A section of the Streptomyces sp. V3I8 genome encodes:
- a CDS encoding ABC transporter permease: MLKATLRSFLAHKGRLLLSALAVVLSVAFVAGSLIFSDTVSRTFDRLFASTSADVTLGPKDDDLEGDIPSGAVETVPTSLVERIGRIDGVALSRPDVSVENVTVVDRDNESVGPTTGAPTVAGDWFVTDRSPVRLTSGHAPHGPGEALLDADTADKKHVDIGDPLTVIAQPGSFEVEVVGIATFRTTNPGAALVFLDPAVAPDKLLGRPGVATSIQVDAAEGVSDEQLKQRIAAEVGADRYELETADEQAETAASQLGGFLDVIKYVMLGFAGIAVLVGVFLIVNTFSMLIAQRTRELGLLRALGADRRQVRRSVLTEAVLLGLVGSTLGLAAGAGLAVGLIELMGVFGMNLKSTEMVIGWGTPVASYVVGVGVTFVAAYLPARRAATVSPMAALADAEIAGVGRPLRTRAVVGSVVGALGTAALVGCATATRTSSASSLLGLGVVLTLLATVIAGPLLVRPVIRVLGGFFPAVFGSVGRMSQRNALRNPRRTGATAAALMVGIALVGGMSVASASMTKSFDQQIDRTLGADFVVQNANFMPFPQEITEKVQGTDGAGLVVRQRFAPVAVRLPDGDRVETTASGYGPDLDDVARITYAEGDTAAALGDGNIAMDAGFAADHDVRLGSTVPVEFPAGRRAGLKVAALTDQDSAEGFGTQGGLFLGLATVEKYVPGGQDSTLYVNAAPGTSDADLRSNLGRTLDPYPQVQVRDLADYKKLIHDQIAVLLYLVYALLGLAIVIAVLGVVNTLALSVVERTREIGLLRAIGLARRQLRRMIRLESVVIAVFGAVLGLALGLVWGVCVQQVLALQGMTAFAIPWTTLVAVVVGSAVVGIAAALLPALRASRMNVLAAIAHE; the protein is encoded by the coding sequence GTGCTGAAGGCGACACTCCGGAGTTTCCTCGCCCACAAGGGCCGGCTGCTGCTCTCGGCGCTGGCCGTCGTCCTGTCCGTGGCGTTCGTCGCGGGCAGCCTGATCTTCTCGGACACCGTCAGCCGTACGTTCGACCGCCTCTTCGCGTCCACGTCGGCCGACGTGACCCTGGGCCCCAAGGACGACGACCTGGAGGGGGACATCCCCTCCGGCGCCGTCGAAACGGTGCCCACGAGCCTCGTGGAGCGCATCGGCAGGATCGACGGGGTCGCCCTCTCGCGGCCGGACGTGTCCGTCGAGAACGTCACCGTCGTCGACCGGGACAACGAGTCGGTGGGCCCGACCACGGGCGCCCCCACCGTGGCGGGCGACTGGTTCGTCACCGACCGCAGCCCCGTGCGGCTGACCTCGGGGCACGCCCCGCACGGTCCCGGCGAGGCGCTCCTCGACGCGGACACCGCCGACAAGAAGCACGTGGACATCGGCGACCCGCTGACCGTGATCGCGCAGCCCGGGTCGTTCGAGGTGGAGGTCGTCGGCATCGCGACCTTCCGGACCACCAATCCAGGCGCCGCGCTCGTCTTCCTCGACCCGGCCGTCGCGCCGGACAAGCTGCTGGGCCGGCCGGGGGTGGCCACCAGCATCCAGGTGGACGCCGCCGAGGGCGTGAGCGACGAACAGCTCAAGCAGCGCATCGCCGCCGAGGTCGGCGCGGACAGGTACGAGCTGGAGACGGCCGACGAGCAGGCCGAGACGGCCGCGTCCCAGCTCGGCGGGTTCCTCGACGTCATCAAGTACGTGATGCTCGGCTTCGCCGGGATCGCGGTGCTCGTCGGAGTCTTCCTGATCGTCAACACCTTCTCGATGCTGATCGCCCAGCGGACACGCGAGCTGGGACTGCTGCGCGCGCTCGGCGCCGACCGCAGGCAGGTGCGCCGCTCCGTGCTCACCGAGGCGGTCCTGCTGGGCCTGGTGGGCTCGACGCTCGGCCTGGCCGCGGGCGCGGGGCTCGCGGTCGGGCTCATCGAGCTCATGGGTGTGTTCGGCATGAACCTGAAGAGCACCGAAATGGTCATCGGGTGGGGGACGCCCGTCGCGTCGTACGTCGTCGGCGTGGGCGTCACCTTCGTCGCGGCGTACCTTCCGGCCCGCCGGGCCGCCACGGTGTCGCCGATGGCCGCGCTGGCGGACGCCGAGATCGCCGGTGTGGGGCGGCCGTTGCGGACCCGGGCCGTCGTGGGCTCGGTGGTCGGCGCCCTGGGCACCGCCGCGCTCGTGGGCTGCGCGACGGCGACCCGGACCTCGTCCGCCTCCTCCCTTCTCGGTCTCGGTGTGGTCCTCACCCTCCTCGCGACGGTGATCGCGGGGCCGCTGCTGGTCCGTCCGGTGATCCGGGTCCTCGGCGGGTTCTTCCCCGCCGTGTTCGGGTCGGTCGGCCGGATGAGCCAGCGCAACGCGCTGCGCAACCCGCGCCGCACGGGCGCCACCGCGGCGGCGCTGATGGTGGGGATCGCCCTGGTCGGCGGGATGTCCGTGGCGAGCGCGTCCATGACCAAGTCCTTCGACCAGCAGATCGACAGGACACTGGGCGCCGACTTCGTGGTGCAGAACGCCAACTTCATGCCGTTCCCGCAGGAGATCACCGAGAAGGTGCAGGGCACGGACGGCGCGGGACTCGTCGTGCGGCAGCGGTTCGCGCCGGTCGCCGTCCGGCTGCCGGACGGCGACCGGGTCGAGACGACCGCCTCGGGCTACGGCCCGGACCTCGACGACGTCGCCCGCATCACCTACGCCGAGGGGGACACGGCCGCCGCGCTCGGGGACGGGAACATCGCCATGGACGCCGGTTTCGCCGCGGACCACGACGTGCGCCTCGGCAGCACGGTCCCCGTCGAGTTCCCTGCCGGACGCAGGGCCGGGCTGAAGGTCGCCGCGCTGACCGACCAGGACTCCGCCGAGGGCTTCGGGACACAGGGCGGACTGTTCCTCGGCCTCGCGACCGTCGAGAAGTACGTGCCCGGCGGCCAGGACTCCACGCTGTACGTGAACGCGGCGCCGGGCACCTCCGACGCCGACCTGCGCTCGAACCTCGGCAGGACGCTCGACCCGTATCCGCAGGTGCAGGTGCGCGACCTGGCCGACTACAAGAAGCTGATCCACGACCAGATCGCCGTGCTGCTCTACCTGGTGTACGCCCTGCTGGGGCTCGCCATCGTCATCGCCGTCCTCGGCGTGGTCAACACGCTCGCCCTGTCGGTCGTGGAGCGCACCCGCGAGATCGGGCTGCTGCGCGCGATCGGGCTCGCCCGGCGGCAGCTGCGGCGGATGATCAGACTGGAGTCGGTGGTGATCGCCGTGTTCGGCGCGGTCCTCGGGCTGGCGCTGGGGCTCGTGTGGGGCGTGTGCGTGCAGCAGGTCCTCGCCCTGCAGGGCATGACGGCGTTCGCGATCCCGTGGACCACGCTCGTCGCGGTCGTCGTGGGATCGGCGGTCGTAGGCATCGCGGCCGCGCTGCTGCCGGCCCTGCGCGCGTCGCGCATGAACGTGCTCGCGGCCATCGCACACGAGTGA
- a CDS encoding ABC transporter ATP-binding protein — protein MPTAAAEHALGRTDAEEVAARARGLTKAYGSGETAVIALDSVDVDIARGRFTAVMGPSGSGKSTLMHCLAGLDNVSAGQVWLGDTEITGLKERELTRLRRDRIGFMFQSFNLIPTLNAAENITLPMDIAGKKPDEKWLDQVVDQLGLRDRLKHRPAQLSGGQQQRVACARALASRPELIFADEPTGNLDSRAGLEVLGFLRDAVDELGQTVVMVTHDPGAAAHADLVLFLGDGRIVDEMARPTAEAVLERMKRFDTIRGTFEEDASSDQESAPDHKSVLDKDTAPDRD, from the coding sequence TTGCCCACAGCAGCTGCGGAGCACGCCCTCGGGCGCACGGACGCCGAAGAGGTGGCGGCCCGCGCCCGGGGACTGACGAAGGCGTACGGATCGGGTGAGACGGCCGTGATCGCCCTCGACTCGGTCGACGTGGACATCGCGCGCGGCCGCTTCACGGCGGTCATGGGCCCCTCCGGTTCCGGGAAGTCCACCCTGATGCACTGCCTGGCGGGGCTCGACAACGTCTCGGCCGGACAGGTGTGGCTGGGCGACACCGAGATCACCGGGCTGAAGGAGCGCGAGCTGACCCGGCTGCGACGGGACCGGATCGGTTTCATGTTCCAGTCGTTCAACCTGATCCCGACCCTGAACGCGGCGGAGAACATCACGCTGCCCATGGACATCGCGGGAAAGAAGCCCGACGAGAAGTGGCTGGACCAGGTCGTCGACCAGCTCGGTCTGCGCGACCGCCTCAAGCACCGGCCCGCGCAGCTCTCCGGCGGTCAGCAGCAGCGGGTGGCCTGTGCCCGGGCACTCGCCTCGCGTCCCGAGCTGATCTTCGCGGACGAGCCGACCGGCAACCTCGACTCGCGCGCGGGCCTGGAGGTCCTCGGCTTCCTGCGGGACGCCGTCGACGAGCTGGGGCAGACCGTCGTCATGGTCACCCACGATCCGGGCGCGGCGGCCCACGCCGACCTGGTCCTCTTCCTCGGGGACGGGCGGATCGTGGACGAGATGGCCCGGCCCACCGCCGAGGCGGTGCTGGAGCGCATGAAGAGGTTCGACACCATCCGCGGGACGTTCGAGGAGGACGCGTCCTCGGACCAGGAGAGCGCACCCGACCACAAGAGCGTCCTCGACAAGGACACCGCCCCCGACCGGGACTGA